Proteins from a single region of Haloplanus sp. GDY1:
- a CDS encoding LeuA family protein, with translation MPALRDVTIREGAQMPGREYDVEDRVSAGRALDRLGVDAIQAGFPAVGGTDRRAIRRLAADVEADVVGIARARPEDVEAALDAGVDVVEVFVPTSDRQLDGVLGTSRAEALSMAGEALDRAREGGARVHLTLVDGFRTDLTHLADAFASFPSVPTVTVADTVGARTPDRVRDVVADLRERGVDGDRLGVHFHDDLGMAAANTLAATAAGATTADVSVAALGERAGNAALERVVVADAVDGAGDFAVDRSALIPACRAVLDALGESVDPRTPVLGEAVTTHESGIHTAAMLRDPATFEPFDPAAFGGERRLVFGPGSGRGSARALLERADVDPTDERVARLLDLLAERGPMDADAATALVEERF, from the coding sequence ATGCCGGCGCTCCGCGACGTGACGATTCGGGAGGGGGCACAGATGCCGGGGCGGGAGTACGACGTCGAGGACCGAGTGAGCGCGGGGCGGGCGCTCGACCGACTGGGCGTGGACGCGATTCAGGCGGGCTTTCCCGCCGTCGGCGGGACGGACCGGCGGGCGATCCGTCGCCTCGCCGCCGACGTCGAGGCGGACGTCGTGGGCATCGCCCGCGCCAGACCCGAGGACGTCGAGGCCGCCCTCGACGCCGGGGTGGACGTCGTCGAGGTGTTCGTGCCGACGTCGGATCGACAGCTCGACGGCGTCCTCGGGACCTCCCGCGCGGAGGCGCTGTCGATGGCGGGCGAGGCGCTGGACCGCGCCCGCGAGGGGGGCGCCCGCGTCCACCTCACCCTCGTCGACGGGTTCCGAACCGACCTCACCCACCTCGCCGACGCGTTCGCGTCGTTCCCGTCGGTGCCCACGGTCACGGTGGCGGACACGGTGGGCGCGCGGACGCCGGACCGGGTCCGCGACGTCGTGGCCGACCTCCGGGAGCGCGGCGTCGACGGCGACCGACTCGGCGTCCACTTCCACGACGACCTGGGAATGGCGGCGGCGAACACGCTGGCGGCGACGGCGGCGGGGGCGACGACGGCGGACGTGAGCGTCGCCGCCCTCGGCGAACGGGCCGGCAACGCGGCGCTCGAGCGGGTGGTCGTCGCGGACGCCGTCGACGGCGCGGGCGACTTCGCCGTCGACCGGTCGGCACTGATCCCGGCGTGTCGGGCGGTCCTCGACGCCCTCGGCGAGTCGGTCGATCCACGGACGCCGGTCCTGGGCGAGGCGGTGACGACCCACGAGTCGGGCATCCACACCGCCGCGATGCTCCGGGATCCGGCCACCTTCGAGCCGTTCGACCCCGCGGCGTTCGGCGGGGAGCGACGCCTCGTCTTCGGGCCGGGGAGCGGTCGCGGGAGCGCCCGCGCACTCCTCGAGCGGGCGGACGTCGACCCGACCGACGAGCGCGTGGCGCGCCTGCTCGACCTGCTGGCCGAGCGCGGGCCGATGGACGCCGACGCCGCGACGGCGCTGGTCGAGGAGCGGTTCTGA
- a CDS encoding BGTF surface domain-containing protein — translation MVTAQDADDLQFESAVTTEQRGDLARLSMQVGDRDRVTLMVRAPDGNYDARIRAVDANDDGHVTVTLDTFQAGWTADESAAYAVESGDRLTSVRRRTDRLAGPLPTGRYNLVAVAGGDSTSASLVVNPGRIGSATAATVPRDRLEPGAASAVPGTPRFETGRVATGDHAVVAVNASGLGGVLSSTQPPGENLVYPTDSTPGASTTHTVSVDADRTVTPDSITVEYGDTAPQSLERFDAERVRHLGVDRDGDGIVETDLRPAIAGVDATERSLTLRLDTEATMAANETLLLRYRATNPGEAGTYGVRATVGETVETDGRVVYGMAGRGTLGYGIDLGLAADGDRTVVDPLAAVEYHYDGDRLYALVNTTGLTAGERYTVGLIRWGASPLGTETRAAATSVTITERRATLVDPAPEDPFVVASGERTVRVETTLAPTTEVVVEVSGSAPNSFLFRQSTRVDADRRLSATFDLPAAETRQSITVRIVDDGRVVGQARGEVRANS, via the coding sequence GTGGTCACGGCACAGGACGCCGACGACCTCCAGTTCGAGAGCGCCGTCACGACCGAGCAGCGCGGCGACCTCGCCCGACTGTCGATGCAGGTCGGCGACCGGGATCGGGTGACGCTCATGGTGCGGGCGCCGGACGGGAACTACGACGCCCGGATCCGGGCCGTCGACGCGAACGACGACGGCCACGTCACGGTGACGCTCGACACCTTCCAGGCCGGCTGGACGGCCGACGAATCGGCGGCGTACGCCGTCGAGTCGGGCGACCGCCTCACGTCGGTCAGGCGGCGAACGGACCGCCTCGCCGGCCCGCTGCCGACGGGCCGATACAACCTCGTCGCCGTGGCGGGGGGCGACAGCACGTCCGCGTCGCTCGTCGTGAACCCGGGACGGATCGGCTCGGCGACGGCGGCGACGGTCCCGCGCGACCGCCTCGAACCGGGCGCGGCGAGCGCGGTGCCCGGGACGCCACGGTTCGAGACGGGACGGGTCGCGACCGGTGATCACGCGGTCGTCGCGGTCAACGCCAGCGGCCTGGGCGGCGTCCTCTCGTCGACGCAGCCACCCGGCGAGAACCTCGTGTACCCGACCGACAGCACGCCCGGGGCGTCGACGACCCACACCGTCAGCGTCGACGCCGACCGGACGGTCACGCCCGACTCGATCACCGTCGAGTACGGCGACACCGCGCCCCAGTCCCTGGAGCGCTTCGACGCCGAGCGCGTGCGTCACCTCGGCGTCGACCGGGACGGCGACGGCATCGTCGAGACCGACCTCCGGCCCGCGATAGCCGGCGTCGACGCCACGGAGCGCTCGCTCACGCTCCGCCTCGACACCGAGGCGACGATGGCGGCGAACGAGACGCTGCTCCTGCGGTACCGCGCGACGAACCCCGGTGAGGCGGGAACCTACGGGGTGCGCGCGACGGTCGGCGAGACGGTCGAAACCGACGGACGGGTGGTGTACGGGATGGCGGGTCGCGGCACCCTCGGCTACGGGATCGACCTGGGGCTGGCCGCCGACGGCGACCGGACGGTCGTCGATCCGCTCGCGGCCGTCGAGTACCACTACGACGGCGACCGCCTGTACGCGCTGGTGAACACGACCGGGCTGACCGCGGGCGAGCGCTACACCGTGGGTCTGATCCGGTGGGGCGCGAGTCCGCTGGGGACCGAAACCCGGGCCGCCGCCACGAGCGTGACGATCACCGAACGGCGGGCGACGCTCGTCGACCCGGCGCCCGAAGACCCCTTCGTCGTCGCGAGCGGCGAGCGGACCGTCCGCGTCGAGACGACGCTCGCCCCGACCACCGAGGTGGTGGTCGAAGTCTCCGGATCGGCGCCGAACAGCTTCCTCTTCCGGCAGTCCACGCGGGTCGACGCCGACCGGCGACTCTCGGCGACGTTCGACCTGCCGGCGGCCGAGACGCGCCAGTCGATCACGGTTCGGATCGTCGACGACGGCCGGGTCGTGGGGCAAGCGCGCGGCGAGGTCCGGGCGAATAGTTAA
- a CDS encoding fumarylacetoacetate hydrolase family protein — translation MRLARIATPEGPLTGEYDDGVVHADGEAYVVGEDAHLMAPCDPDAIFCTGRNFGAKIDQMGEGDLPDRPDWFVKPPHSLHPPDRPIRYPDWVSSFTYAGELAAVIDERCRDLSVEAVDDALRGYTVLNDLDAYDQDRRTARKAFDGSAPLGPWIETDVDLDGMAMETVVSGEQRQSATTDEMIFHPEEVVAFLSERYTFRPGDVISFGSPANPGLLERGDTVSITYEGVGTLRNTVE, via the coding sequence ATGCGACTGGCACGCATCGCCACCCCCGAGGGACCGCTCACCGGCGAGTACGACGACGGCGTCGTCCACGCGGACGGCGAGGCGTACGTCGTCGGCGAGGACGCGCACCTGATGGCCCCGTGTGATCCCGACGCCATCTTCTGTACCGGCCGAAACTTCGGCGCGAAGATCGACCAGATGGGCGAGGGCGACCTCCCCGACCGCCCGGACTGGTTCGTCAAGCCGCCCCACTCGCTGCACCCGCCCGACCGGCCGATCCGGTATCCCGACTGGGTGAGTTCGTTCACCTACGCGGGCGAACTCGCGGCCGTGATCGACGAGCGGTGTCGCGACCTCTCGGTCGAGGCGGTCGACGACGCGCTCCGCGGCTACACCGTCCTGAACGACCTGGACGCGTACGATCAGGACCGCCGGACGGCCCGCAAGGCCTTCGACGGGTCGGCGCCGCTCGGCCCGTGGATCGAGACCGACGTCGACCTCGACGGGATGGCGATGGAGACGGTCGTCTCGGGCGAGCAACGGCAGTCGGCGACGACCGACGAGATGATCTTCCACCCCGAGGAGGTGGTCGCCTTCCTCTCGGAGCGGTACACCTTCCGCCCGGGCGACGTGATCTCCTTCGGCAGTCCGGCCAACCCCGGCCTGCTCGAACGCGGCGACACGGTGTCGATCACCTACGAGGGCGTCGGAACGCTGCGGAACACGGTCGAGTAG
- a CDS encoding lycopene cyclase domain-containing protein: MAIARHGSGPRATLDAVVSQIHPVFMAPPLAASGFGAVLGGVGSPELAVLHLGVAFAALYTAHVKDGLVDFHRRGEDDDHPLTRRGCHLALAGSTALFFAGCIALALLVDPLAALLALPGWVVAVLHAPQLDTTPLGATLGYPVGIGVALLGGYYVQTRTLSTAAVAFAAVFVTVLAGIKVVDDATDYDYDRSVEKRTVAVVLGREGARRVAGALMGAGMVAVLALSATGVVPRGSALAVLPFVAVALIARRADPETATMLLVRASYLFFAMLVVAVWFRPLAGLRLPDVTALGPYTYLATEVLWGVVAVALVVRADAVWAAARTVAACYPFAYVWDWYTLSVGVFSIPMRTGIDLLGIPLEEHLFMLVVPTMVVGVHETLRELDD, encoded by the coding sequence ATGGCCATCGCCCGGCACGGCTCCGGCCCGCGAGCGACCCTCGACGCCGTCGTCTCGCAGATCCACCCCGTCTTCATGGCCCCGCCGCTCGCCGCCTCGGGGTTCGGGGCCGTCCTCGGCGGGGTCGGGTCGCCGGAACTGGCCGTCCTCCACCTCGGCGTCGCCTTCGCCGCCCTCTACACCGCCCACGTCAAGGACGGACTCGTCGACTTCCACCGCCGCGGCGAGGACGACGACCACCCGCTGACCCGGCGTGGCTGCCACCTCGCGCTCGCCGGATCGACGGCGCTGTTTTTCGCCGGCTGCATCGCCCTCGCGCTCCTCGTCGACCCCCTCGCGGCCCTCCTCGCCCTGCCGGGCTGGGTGGTCGCCGTCCTCCACGCGCCACAGTTGGACACCACCCCCCTCGGCGCGACGCTCGGCTATCCCGTCGGCATCGGCGTCGCCCTCCTCGGCGGCTACTACGTCCAGACCCGCACCCTCTCGACGGCCGCCGTCGCCTTCGCCGCCGTCTTCGTGACCGTCCTCGCGGGGATCAAGGTCGTCGACGACGCCACCGACTACGACTACGACCGCTCGGTCGAGAAGCGAACCGTGGCCGTCGTCCTCGGCCGCGAGGGCGCCCGCCGCGTCGCCGGCGCGCTGATGGGCGCGGGCATGGTCGCCGTCCTCGCGCTGTCGGCCACCGGCGTCGTTCCCCGCGGATCGGCGCTGGCCGTCCTCCCGTTCGTCGCCGTCGCCCTGATCGCCCGTCGGGCGGATCCCGAAACCGCGACGATGCTGCTCGTGCGCGCCTCCTACCTCTTTTTCGCCATGCTGGTCGTCGCCGTGTGGTTCCGGCCGCTCGCCGGCCTCCGGCTCCCCGACGTCACCGCCCTCGGTCCCTACACCTACCTCGCGACCGAGGTGCTGTGGGGGGTCGTCGCCGTCGCGCTGGTCGTCCGTGCCGACGCCGTGTGGGCCGCCGCGCGGACCGTCGCCGCCTGCTATCCGTTCGCGTACGTCTGGGACTGGTACACCCTGTCGGTCGGCGTGTTCTCGATTCCGATGCGGACCGGAATCGACCTGCTCGGAATCCCGCTGGAGGAGCACCTGTTCATGCTCGTGGTGCCGACGATGGTCGTCGGCGTCCACGAGACGCTGCGCGAGTTGGACGACTAG
- the msrB gene encoding peptide-methionine (R)-S-oxide reductase MsrB, with protein sequence MSENESDRSLADLSDEEWRERLTDEEYHILRERGTEPKFSGDHLDRTADGTYTCAGCGAVLFDADTKFGSGTGWPSFYDAVEGAVELETDTRHGMTRTEVLCSRCGGHLGHVFEDGPDPTGERYCINSVALDFDPD encoded by the coding sequence ATGAGCGAGAACGAGTCCGACCGATCCCTGGCCGACCTCTCCGACGAGGAGTGGCGCGAGCGACTGACCGACGAGGAGTATCACATCCTGCGCGAACGCGGCACCGAACCCAAGTTCAGCGGCGACCACCTCGACCGGACGGCCGACGGCACCTACACCTGCGCCGGCTGTGGGGCGGTCCTGTTCGACGCCGACACCAAGTTCGGCTCGGGAACGGGGTGGCCGAGTTTCTACGACGCCGTCGAGGGCGCCGTGGAACTGGAGACGGACACCCGTCACGGCATGACCCGGACCGAGGTGCTGTGTTCGCGGTGTGGCGGCCACCTCGGTCACGTCTTCGAGGACGGCCCCGATCCGACCGGCGAGCGCTACTGCATCAACTCCGTCGCCCTCGACTTCGACCCCGATTAA
- a CDS encoding universal stress protein, whose translation MYEDILVPTDGSESMDAVVDHAADIASGRDATVHVLYVIDDRSFLTLQDGMKADVVDELRAEGEAATTSVAGQLEGEGLTVRTEIRKGDPADQVLAYADEAGIDLVVMGTHGADYQQNMLGSVSQKVVTVSDAPVLTVNIAGQG comes from the coding sequence ATGTACGAGGACATCCTGGTGCCGACGGACGGGAGCGAGTCGATGGACGCGGTGGTCGACCACGCCGCCGACATCGCGTCGGGACGCGACGCCACCGTACACGTGCTCTACGTGATCGACGACCGCTCGTTCCTGACGCTGCAGGACGGCATGAAGGCCGACGTGGTGGACGAACTGCGGGCGGAGGGCGAGGCCGCCACCACGTCCGTGGCGGGACAACTCGAAGGCGAAGGGCTCACCGTCCGGACGGAGATCCGCAAGGGCGACCCCGCCGACCAGGTGCTCGCCTACGCCGACGAGGCGGGGATCGACCTCGTCGTCATGGGGACCCACGGCGCCGACTACCAGCAGAACATGCTCGGCAGCGTCTCCCAGAAGGTCGTGACGGTGTCCGACGCCCCCGTACTCACCGTCAACATCGCCGGACAGGGTTAA
- a CDS encoding HAD family hydrolase, with protein sequence MSYEAVLFDNDGVLVEPMGKSVLRRATWEAFDALGVPDPDPDDVDRLAIGVTPDVLSTVCARYDLDPERFWRARDYHSSHAQRAELRAGRATLYDDFDAVREIDAPRGIVSSNQQDTVEFMHDFFATRDLFRTAYGRAPTIRSLDRKKPEPYYLRRALADLDVESALFVGDSESDVLAARAAGLDAAFLRRPHRESYDLSVSPTYELDGLTDLLDVDGVPTREATVSD encoded by the coding sequence ATGAGTTACGAGGCGGTCCTGTTCGACAACGACGGCGTCCTCGTGGAACCGATGGGGAAGTCGGTCCTCCGGCGAGCCACGTGGGAGGCCTTCGACGCCCTCGGCGTCCCCGACCCGGACCCGGACGACGTGGACCGACTCGCCATCGGCGTCACGCCCGACGTCCTCTCGACGGTGTGTGCGCGCTACGACCTCGACCCTGAGCGGTTCTGGCGCGCCCGCGACTACCACTCCTCGCACGCCCAGCGGGCGGAACTCCGTGCCGGGCGTGCCACCCTCTACGACGACTTCGACGCCGTCCGCGAAATCGACGCGCCTCGCGGCATCGTCAGTTCGAACCAGCAGGACACCGTCGAGTTCATGCACGACTTCTTCGCCACCCGCGACCTCTTCCGGACGGCCTACGGCCGCGCCCCGACGATCCGGAGCCTGGACCGCAAGAAACCCGAACCCTACTACCTCCGCCGGGCGCTCGCCGACCTGGACGTCGAGTCGGCGCTCTTCGTCGGCGACAGCGAGTCCGACGTGCTCGCGGCGCGGGCCGCCGGCCTGGACGCCGCCTTCCTCCGTCGCCCCCACCGCGAGTCGTACGACCTCTCGGTCAGCCCCACCTACGAACTCGACGGCCTGACCGATCTGCTGGACGTCGACGGCGTGCCGACGCGCGAGGCCACGGTGAGCGACTGA
- a CDS encoding translation initiation factor IF-2 subunit beta, whose translation MNYDSALDRAYDTLPERTREAGDRLQVPDPVGQTDGAFTRLTNLGDIAEALDRDPEHLHRSIQRELGTNGQFDGDRARYNGSFSAEEFDAAIDAYVTEYVTCSECGLPDTNLVREDGVDMLRCTACGAFRPVAKRPKQSSDASQATLEEGETYQFKITGTGRKGDGVAERGKYTIFVPGAKEGQVVEAYIENISGTLAFAQLA comes from the coding sequence ATGAACTACGATTCTGCCCTCGACCGCGCCTACGACACGCTGCCGGAGCGAACGCGCGAGGCGGGCGACCGCCTGCAGGTGCCGGATCCGGTCGGCCAGACCGACGGCGCCTTCACCCGACTGACGAACCTCGGCGACATCGCGGAGGCGCTGGACCGCGACCCGGAACACCTCCACCGGTCGATCCAGCGGGAACTCGGGACCAACGGCCAGTTCGACGGCGACCGTGCCCGGTACAACGGCTCCTTCTCCGCCGAGGAGTTCGACGCCGCCATCGACGCCTACGTCACCGAGTACGTCACGTGTTCGGAGTGTGGCCTACCGGACACCAACCTCGTTCGCGAGGACGGCGTCGACATGCTCCGGTGTACGGCCTGCGGGGCGTTCCGACCGGTCGCGAAGCGGCCGAAGCAGAGCTCCGACGCCAGCCAGGCCACGCTGGAGGAGGGCGAGACCTACCAGTTCAAGATCACCGGCACGGGACGGAAGGGCGACGGCGTCGCCGAGCGCGGCAAGTACACCATCTTCGTGCCCGGCGCGAAGGAGGGGCAGGTCGTCGAGGCGTACATCGAGAACATCAGCGGGACGCTCGCGTTCGCACAGCTGGCCTGA
- a CDS encoding CaiB/BaiF CoA transferase family protein: MTARERQGPLDGLRVVDCSDMIAGGFATTQLADFGADVVNVEHPEKADPLREWPPFDESEEPRSSEDSEEPRSSEDSEEPRSSEDSEEPRSSEGPVSLWWKSIGRNKRCVTLDLSTAEGSALLLDLIEDADVLVENFRPGTLERWGLGPERLHEENPGLIVIRQSGYGQTGPRADKPGFGTVAEGITNWAHVNGFPDSKPLLPPISLADLTAATFAVQAAMFAVFERDVGRGGSGEGQVIDVSLYEPLFRLFLSEVEAYDRLGETRERIGNHHPNAAPRNVYETADGHLTLSASSQSIFENVAEAIDRPDLIDDPRFATNEARVDHADELDAVIEAWTRERPTEEAIETMEAADAIVGPVYDMADIFEDDQYRARGDVVEVADPELGRLKTPAPVPKFSRTPGAVDHAGPRHGQHNDEVYLDELGLDEDEYDRLREAGVI, encoded by the coding sequence ATGACCGCACGCGAACGGCAGGGACCGCTCGACGGCCTGCGGGTCGTCGACTGCTCGGACATGATCGCCGGGGGGTTCGCCACGACGCAACTCGCCGACTTCGGCGCCGACGTGGTCAACGTCGAACACCCCGAGAAGGCCGACCCGCTCCGGGAGTGGCCGCCATTCGACGAGAGCGAGGAGCCACGCTCCTCGGAAGACAGCGAGGAGCCACGCTCCTCGGAAGACAGCGAGGAGCCACGCTCCTCGGAAGACAGCGAGGAGCCACGCTCCTCGGAGGGGCCGGTGTCGCTGTGGTGGAAGTCCATCGGCCGGAACAAGCGCTGCGTGACGCTCGACCTGAGCACCGCGGAGGGGAGTGCGCTGTTGCTGGACCTGATCGAGGACGCCGACGTCCTCGTCGAGAACTTCCGGCCCGGGACGCTGGAGCGGTGGGGACTGGGGCCGGAGCGCCTCCACGAGGAGAACCCGGGGTTGATCGTGATCCGCCAGTCGGGGTACGGACAGACGGGGCCGCGGGCGGACAAGCCGGGCTTCGGCACCGTCGCGGAGGGCATCACGAACTGGGCACACGTCAACGGCTTCCCGGACAGCAAGCCGCTCCTGCCGCCGATCAGCCTCGCGGACCTCACCGCCGCGACCTTCGCCGTCCAGGCCGCGATGTTCGCCGTCTTCGAACGCGACGTCGGACGCGGGGGAAGCGGCGAGGGACAGGTGATCGACGTCAGCCTCTACGAGCCCCTCTTTCGGCTCTTCCTCTCGGAGGTGGAGGCCTACGACCGCCTCGGCGAGACGCGCGAGCGCATCGGCAACCACCACCCCAACGCGGCGCCGCGGAACGTCTACGAGACGGCCGACGGCCACCTGACGCTCTCGGCGTCGTCCCAGTCCATCTTCGAGAACGTCGCCGAGGCAATCGACCGGCCGGACCTGATCGACGACCCGCGCTTCGCCACCAACGAGGCCCGGGTCGACCACGCCGACGAACTGGACGCGGTGATCGAGGCCTGGACCCGCGAGCGCCCGACCGAGGAGGCCATCGAGACGATGGAGGCGGCCGACGCCATCGTCGGCCCCGTCTACGACATGGCCGACATCTTCGAGGACGACCAGTACCGGGCCCGCGGGGACGTCGTGGAGGTGGCGGACCCCGAACTGGGTCGGCTGAAGACGCCAGCGCCGGTCCCCAAGTTCTCGCGCACGCCGGGGGCCGTCGACCACGCCGGGCCGCGTCACGGCCAGCACAACGACGAGGTGTATCTCGACGAACTCGGCCTCGACGAGGACGAGTACGACCGACTCCGCGAGGCGGGCGTGATCTGA
- a CDS encoding DUF7385 family protein produces MADRLDLSDGFDVHDYRAGLKLHTQDGSSMYLENRSGLECPACGREFGRLFVSADDRVTFGNPPDAPFCLARTAERLLLLTH; encoded by the coding sequence ATGGCCGACCGCCTCGACCTGTCCGACGGGTTCGACGTCCACGACTACCGAGCGGGCCTGAAGCTCCACACACAGGACGGGTCGTCGATGTACCTGGAGAATCGGTCGGGGCTGGAGTGTCCGGCCTGTGGCCGGGAGTTCGGCCGCCTGTTCGTCTCGGCGGACGACCGGGTCACCTTCGGCAACCCGCCCGACGCCCCGTTCTGTCTCGCGCGGACGGCCGAGCGGTTGCTGCTGTTGACCCACTGA
- a CDS encoding lamin tail domain-containing protein, which produces MLPLAAVALGLALVLAGGAYALASVDAVDHRAALVGAVALLAVGGVLAGAGPVGSDARTADGATAVGDRSPATAAATGDAERAATRTAAATDATTDAANDTVTATVVGASAGDWLTYRTAAGARRTVRLAGVDAPGVDGDDPRQFDGVLTGSRGRTCLADHGRRALVSLRTDLVGTSVTVDPVERADGVDAAVVTVDGQSINRRMVDRGHARARGGRYADAERAARSADRGLWSCSVVAPDRPLRESNVPNVRIAAVHPNPPGDDGASLTEEYVVIENTGPETVDLSNWYLVDGDGHTYFFFDGRELRPGTELVLHVGAGRDREGHVYWGASTPVLDNDHESLKLVDGDADRVVRFSY; this is translated from the coding sequence ATGCTCCCGCTCGCCGCGGTCGCTCTCGGCCTCGCACTCGTCCTCGCGGGGGGCGCGTACGCCCTCGCCAGCGTCGACGCCGTCGACCACCGCGCGGCGCTCGTGGGTGCGGTGGCCCTGCTGGCCGTCGGGGGCGTCCTGGCGGGCGCGGGGCCGGTGGGGTCCGACGCTCGGACGGCCGACGGGGCGACGGCCGTCGGCGACCGGTCGCCGGCGACGGCCGCCGCGACGGGCGACGCGGAGCGGGCGGCGACGCGAACGGCGGCGGCGACCGACGCGACGACCGATGCGGCGAACGACACGGTGACCGCCACCGTCGTCGGCGCGTCGGCGGGCGACTGGCTCACGTACCGAACGGCCGCGGGGGCGCGGCGGACGGTCCGGCTGGCCGGCGTCGACGCGCCGGGCGTCGACGGCGACGACCCCCGACAGTTCGACGGCGTGCTGACGGGGAGTCGGGGACGGACGTGCCTCGCAGACCACGGACGGCGGGCGCTGGTGTCGCTGCGGACCGACCTCGTCGGGACGTCGGTGACCGTCGACCCCGTCGAGCGGGCCGACGGCGTCGACGCCGCCGTCGTGACCGTCGACGGGCAGTCGATCAACCGGCGGATGGTGGATCGGGGGCACGCTCGGGCGAGGGGCGGCCGATACGCGGACGCCGAGCGGGCCGCCCGGAGCGCCGACCGGGGCCTCTGGTCGTGTTCGGTCGTCGCGCCGGACCGCCCCCTCCGCGAGTCGAACGTCCCGAACGTCCGCATCGCCGCCGTCCACCCGAACCCGCCCGGCGACGACGGCGCGTCCCTGACCGAGGAGTACGTCGTCATCGAGAACACCGGCCCGGAGACGGTCGACCTCTCGAACTGGTATCTCGTCGACGGCGACGGCCACACCTACTTCTTCTTCGACGGCCGGGAGCTTCGGCCGGGGACGGAACTCGTCCTCCACGTCGGGGCGGGACGGGACCGGGAGGGACACGTCTACTGGGGAGCGTCGACCCCGGTGCTGGACAACGATCACGAGTCGCTGAAACTCGTCGATGGCGACGCTGACCGAGTGGTCAGGTTCTCCTACTGA